In one window of Nocardia brasiliensis DNA:
- a CDS encoding DUF4334 domain-containing protein, whose translation MVAKNGPVAELAALRSARATSAQAWELFDRLPAAPVAEVTVGRWRGDEVDTGHPFAGVLVASGWYGKQFDDADTVHPLLFATADGTVFPVDPRRVPLGLAGRVPVGMVRAGKRALPVLRPALRTRKPTARLRDIEYRGTTSAAMIYDHLPIVDHFRRVDERTLLGVMDMRGLAEPYFFVLYR comes from the coding sequence ATGGTGGCGAAGAATGGACCGGTGGCCGAGCTGGCCGCGCTGCGCTCCGCGCGCGCCACCTCGGCGCAGGCATGGGAGCTGTTCGATCGGCTGCCTGCCGCGCCCGTCGCGGAGGTCACCGTCGGCCGCTGGCGCGGTGACGAGGTCGACACCGGGCATCCCTTCGCCGGGGTGCTGGTCGCATCGGGCTGGTACGGCAAGCAATTCGACGACGCGGACACCGTGCATCCGCTGCTGTTCGCCACGGCCGACGGCACCGTCTTCCCGGTCGACCCGCGCCGGGTGCCGCTCGGCCTCGCCGGGCGGGTGCCGGTCGGCATGGTGCGCGCGGGCAAGCGGGCGCTGCCGGTGCTGCGACCCGCGCTGCGCACCCGTAAGCCCACCGCGCGACTGCGTGACATCGAATACCGCGGGACGACCAGCGCCGCCATGATCTACGACCACCTGCCGATCGTCGATCACTTCCGGCGGGTCGACGAGCGCACGCTGCTCGGCGTGATGGACATGCGCGGGCTGGCCGAGCCGTACTTCTTCGTCCTTTACCGGTAA